The following are encoded in a window of Kitasatospora sp. NBC_01250 genomic DNA:
- a CDS encoding alpha/beta hydrolase gives MPRSRPAIDSELAAALQAMPIGPNGVFDLTDIPATREAVRALAEVIAGSIPDEPTVTTHEIQVPRAEAPDVPVLLLRPQNAPGPLPVIVWFHGGGQVLGFAAQDAPWLKQLSAALGCAVVAVDYRLAPETPAPGAAEDGYTAYRWISDNATALGLDPTRVGLAGQSGGGGIAAATAFLIRDRGAATPLFQLLQYPMLDDRNTTGSSREITDIGIWDRSTNLLAWQAVLGDRVGTEDVTPYAAAARGTDLAGLPPTFIGVGELDVFRDESLDYAARLHAHGVPVELHLYPGAYHAFDLFAPQSHLATSFHHTWNSYLARHLTKTAATPTEVTPGDLTGAFHHRDGFVREKRQHLFTSLGVTGVARCSILAEAR, from the coding sequence ATGCCCCGCTCCCGTCCCGCGATCGACAGTGAACTCGCCGCAGCACTCCAGGCCATGCCGATCGGCCCTAATGGTGTCTTCGACCTGACCGACATCCCCGCCACACGCGAGGCCGTCCGCGCGCTCGCAGAAGTCATCGCCGGTAGCATCCCCGACGAGCCCACCGTCACCACCCACGAGATCCAGGTGCCGCGCGCAGAAGCCCCCGACGTCCCGGTCCTCCTGCTGCGTCCGCAGAACGCGCCCGGGCCGCTGCCAGTCATCGTCTGGTTCCACGGCGGTGGGCAAGTGCTCGGCTTCGCCGCCCAGGACGCACCCTGGCTCAAACAGCTGTCCGCGGCACTCGGCTGCGCCGTCGTTGCCGTCGACTACCGTCTGGCCCCAGAAACCCCCGCGCCCGGTGCCGCTGAGGACGGATATACCGCCTACCGGTGGATCAGTGACAACGCCACCGCTCTCGGCCTCGACCCCACCCGGGTCGGCCTGGCCGGCCAGAGCGGAGGCGGAGGCATCGCTGCCGCCACCGCCTTTCTGATCCGCGACCGCGGCGCAGCGACACCCCTGTTCCAACTGCTGCAGTATCCGATGCTCGACGACCGCAACACGACTGGCTCGAGTCGGGAGATCACCGACATCGGCATCTGGGACCGCTCGACCAACCTCCTTGCCTGGCAAGCGGTCCTCGGCGACCGCGTCGGCACCGAGGACGTCACTCCCTACGCCGCCGCCGCCCGGGGGACCGACCTCGCCGGCCTGCCCCCGACCTTCATCGGCGTCGGTGAACTCGACGTCTTCCGGGACGAGAGCCTCGACTACGCCGCGCGCCTGCACGCCCACGGCGTCCCCGTCGAACTGCACCTCTACCCCGGCGCCTACCACGCCTTCGACCTGTTCGCCCCGCAGTCCCACCTCGCAACCAGCTTCCACCACACCTGGAACAGCTACCTCGCCCGGCACCTCACGAAGACCGCGGCAACGCCGACCGAGGTGACCCCAGGGGACTTGACTGGCGCGTTCCATCACCGAGATGGTTTTGTTCGCGAGAAGCGACAGCACTTGTTCACGAGTTTGGGAGTCACCGGTGTGGCTCGGTGTTCGATTCTCGCGGAAGCCCGGTAG
- a CDS encoding TetR family transcriptional regulator: MSRWKPAARGRLEKAALELYNLQGFDATTVAEIATRAGVTERTFYRHFADNREALFPGDNPLTDILANASATAPALLPPLGVTTHALTEAAPVFAERADLVRQRQAVIAANPELQERELAKLASLTCTLAHALRERKMETTTAALAAEIGIAAFTVAFERWVNNPDRHSLAQHIQESLDTTRHLIALAEHVAATDDVSFTGQEGVA; the protein is encoded by the coding sequence ATGAGCCGATGGAAGCCCGCCGCACGAGGCCGACTGGAGAAAGCGGCGCTGGAGCTCTACAACCTCCAGGGCTTCGACGCCACCACCGTCGCGGAGATCGCCACCCGCGCCGGGGTCACCGAACGGACCTTCTATCGGCACTTCGCCGACAACCGGGAAGCCCTCTTCCCGGGCGACAACCCCCTCACCGACATACTTGCGAACGCCTCGGCCACCGCCCCCGCTCTGCTCCCGCCGCTCGGGGTGACCACCCACGCCCTGACCGAAGCCGCTCCCGTCTTCGCAGAACGCGCAGATCTGGTACGGCAGCGTCAGGCCGTCATCGCCGCCAACCCCGAACTCCAGGAACGTGAACTGGCCAAACTCGCCTCACTCACCTGCACGCTCGCCCACGCGCTGCGCGAACGTAAAATGGAGACCACCACCGCGGCACTCGCCGCGGAGATCGGGATCGCCGCGTTCACGGTCGCCTTCGAACGGTGGGTCAACAACCCCGACCGACACTCACTCGCCCAGCACATTCAGGAATCCCTGGACACCACCAGGCACCTCATCGCACTTGCCGAGCACGTCGCCGCCACCGACGACGTGAGCTTCACAGGCCAGGAGGGAGTGGCATGA
- a CDS encoding PIN domain-containing protein — translation MLVAQQYMAAGEDQEAREFLAANADPGSPLLLATTALCDSDWDAALSHAASWQSGTESTRVLKAAVEATALTNTGQDDAALACLRAADPDGTLSGVQLAIAQILLGRADRRRGDQWLTEVQEAFSLAIKARDSRRSWFGDSVAPIVAAVQAAQACGDIATAWELMQEQPEGQATTREARDVRLLEHRALLAALTGRMDEARRLQGQIDSVYIKAQITALTLERENGDQAQISQLQAAWQAVWDAAATEHEQLHAAMGLAEWGVEPAGLNNLEAAHPDLVADIRLIARASRSSATGDLSVLRANVTKSPMIVILLAQHYQVTGDREQRARTLRSGAEYWRDASMMAMAAKAYRQADMPGTTRDCARDALELGGPGWPAQSRSEMYALLVDAEFAEGNPDRAAAAARSMLTLNPHDHDALWALARCHVVRGMTEDAWNVLVDQGTPVEPRTRHEALLWVALGVRYSDDATFVGQALTLMRRWPDDEELLGGFITTLHAGAAATQERWSEADGEQLRQATERYLERFPGSSQFRAVQLGPNNDPLANLADDLRQAYESTREVRDKVASGDLPLGILTRVVGRTYTEASLCRAAGFVYARDAMADAAGAEAVTAAQSVRAVIDPTVAHTLALLDPRLAEILIGFPDGVVTTDQLFQDALQAKDSLALQSDLTIVWDPEGQQPDVRPEEAGELERYRSTAGRVVEILRSTARVPHPELRSFPLPAHRGGQWLTALDHAKEHGLVLWTDDRVLRSLAHSSDVPAFGTLDLLDAVGTAGRLSTDEVLLAKAELLRHYYADIDFSHDLYTAAALADGWRAKAVAEALSRPQAWTEPQPVASFVLGCITHVSERYPQDIAQWLAMASTGLAKASASGAVSQNLKTLAWHALTQSWVTASSLPFVLAGLRCGIAVRDDAGTPLEDALAQFYAALVAELGHKLAASWLMRLFDLAPDTEKTIAARVVLTHQGS, via the coding sequence GTGCTGGTTGCGCAGCAGTACATGGCGGCCGGAGAAGACCAGGAGGCTCGCGAGTTCCTGGCCGCCAACGCCGACCCTGGATCCCCGCTGCTCCTTGCCACGACGGCGCTCTGCGACTCTGACTGGGACGCGGCCTTGAGCCATGCCGCGTCATGGCAATCCGGTACCGAGAGCACCCGCGTATTGAAAGCCGCGGTGGAAGCGACCGCCCTCACAAACACGGGGCAGGACGATGCTGCTCTGGCTTGCCTGCGTGCTGCGGATCCGGACGGCACCTTGTCCGGGGTCCAGCTGGCGATCGCCCAGATCCTTCTGGGGCGCGCAGACCGCAGACGCGGCGACCAGTGGTTGACGGAGGTTCAGGAGGCTTTTTCGCTCGCGATCAAGGCGCGCGACAGCCGGCGTTCGTGGTTCGGCGACAGCGTGGCTCCCATCGTGGCCGCCGTTCAGGCAGCGCAGGCGTGCGGTGACATCGCCACCGCTTGGGAGCTGATGCAGGAACAGCCAGAGGGGCAGGCCACTACTCGTGAGGCGCGTGATGTCCGCCTGCTTGAGCACCGGGCCCTGCTGGCCGCGCTCACCGGACGGATGGACGAAGCCAGGCGCCTCCAGGGCCAGATCGACAGCGTCTACATCAAAGCGCAGATCACAGCCCTCACCCTGGAGCGGGAGAACGGCGATCAGGCGCAGATCTCGCAGCTCCAGGCTGCCTGGCAGGCGGTTTGGGACGCGGCCGCCACCGAGCATGAGCAGCTTCACGCCGCGATGGGCTTGGCTGAGTGGGGGGTGGAGCCTGCCGGCCTGAACAACCTTGAAGCCGCCCACCCCGATCTGGTCGCCGACATCCGGCTCATCGCCCGGGCGTCGAGGTCCAGTGCCACCGGTGACCTCAGCGTTCTTCGCGCCAACGTCACCAAGAGCCCCATGATCGTGATTCTGCTGGCGCAGCACTACCAGGTCACCGGCGACCGGGAACAGCGGGCACGGACCCTGCGCTCGGGCGCCGAGTACTGGCGGGACGCCTCCATGATGGCGATGGCGGCCAAGGCATACCGGCAGGCCGATATGCCGGGGACGACAAGGGACTGCGCGCGGGACGCGCTGGAGCTGGGAGGCCCCGGCTGGCCTGCCCAGAGCAGGAGCGAGATGTACGCGCTCCTGGTCGACGCGGAGTTCGCGGAAGGCAATCCCGATCGAGCCGCCGCTGCTGCGCGCAGCATGCTCACGCTCAACCCGCACGACCACGACGCCCTGTGGGCACTGGCCCGCTGCCACGTGGTCCGCGGTATGACTGAGGACGCCTGGAACGTACTGGTCGATCAAGGAACCCCCGTTGAGCCCCGCACCCGACACGAGGCCCTGCTGTGGGTCGCCCTGGGGGTGAGGTATTCCGACGACGCGACCTTCGTAGGCCAGGCTCTGACGTTGATGCGGCGTTGGCCCGATGACGAGGAGCTTCTCGGCGGCTTCATCACGACACTGCACGCGGGCGCTGCTGCAACGCAGGAGCGCTGGAGCGAGGCGGACGGTGAGCAACTGAGGCAAGCTACCGAGCGCTACCTGGAACGCTTCCCCGGCAGCTCCCAGTTCCGGGCCGTGCAACTGGGCCCCAACAACGACCCCTTGGCCAACCTTGCCGACGATCTGAGGCAGGCATATGAGAGCACCCGAGAGGTCCGGGACAAGGTCGCCAGCGGCGACCTCCCCCTGGGCATCCTGACGCGGGTGGTGGGCCGCACCTACACCGAGGCCAGCCTGTGCCGCGCCGCCGGCTTCGTGTATGCCCGCGATGCCATGGCCGATGCCGCAGGTGCTGAAGCAGTCACCGCTGCTCAGAGCGTCCGCGCTGTCATCGATCCGACCGTCGCGCACACCCTGGCGCTGCTGGATCCTCGGCTGGCCGAGATCCTGATCGGATTCCCTGACGGAGTTGTCACCACCGACCAGCTGTTCCAGGACGCGCTGCAGGCAAAGGATTCGCTGGCCCTGCAGTCAGACCTCACGATCGTCTGGGATCCCGAAGGGCAGCAGCCGGACGTTCGTCCCGAAGAAGCGGGCGAGCTCGAGCGGTACCGCTCCACGGCGGGCCGCGTCGTTGAGATCCTCAGGTCAACTGCCAGGGTTCCGCATCCGGAACTGCGAAGCTTCCCGCTCCCCGCACACCGCGGAGGGCAGTGGCTCACCGCACTCGACCACGCGAAGGAACACGGGCTGGTCCTGTGGACCGACGACCGAGTGCTGCGCTCCCTTGCACACTCCAGCGACGTCCCTGCGTTCGGAACCCTCGACCTCCTCGACGCGGTGGGCACAGCGGGTCGGCTCAGCACAGACGAAGTCCTGCTCGCCAAGGCAGAACTCCTGCGCCACTACTACGCCGACATCGACTTCTCCCACGACCTCTACACCGCGGCCGCCCTTGCGGACGGCTGGCGCGCGAAGGCCGTCGCGGAAGCGCTGTCCCGCCCACAGGCATGGACCGAGCCGCAACCGGTGGCCTCGTTCGTTCTCGGCTGCATCACCCACGTCAGTGAGCGATACCCGCAGGACATCGCCCAATGGCTGGCCATGGCGTCCACCGGCCTGGCGAAGGCATCGGCGTCTGGCGCCGTCAGCCAGAACCTCAAGACGCTGGCTTGGCACGCCCTGACGCAGTCATGGGTTACCGCTTCTTCGCTCCCGTTCGTTCTCGCTGGGCTCCGTTGCGGTATCGCCGTTCGCGATGACGCGGGAACGCCGCTGGAAGACGCCCTCGCCCAGTTCTACGCCGCGCTGGTCGCCGAGCTGGGCCACAAGCTGGCGGCCAGTTGGCTCATGAGGCTGTTCGACCTCGCTCCCGATACTGAGAAGACCATTGCCGCCCGTGTCGTGCTGACACACCAGGGAAGCTGA
- a CDS encoding AlbA family DNA-binding domain-containing protein: protein MAARFHRIEAIFGGRLDQITFAQLAALVGNTDAFEDEDLDYKSIHYAQDKKTELAKDVAAMANTIGGVLVLGLAEDRKSRCPSAVVPVELTDGRLRQIRATVASNLRPAPRIELIAKEDTPGSNQGILLIAVPRSPDAPHAVIEHNQDHRLAYPYRDGDTTRWLTEAQVATSYRRRFQELTERGDRLTRVETDVEDTTDDLAHSFHRTGGNALLTVSLVPDVPGDMVINNRTIRGITEQELRAAPLIGRTSAPFTQTRVGHRRIILLDHGQPPDFVAELHSDGSGAWAVSVPTWQLATSEANPWGHGADTDAIVTLVLSALRHLARHAVTRTGAGGTTALRTRIISRTPTDSPVLLSGTTPRWQALHLAHQRLSGHESGIQVGTTANRTATGQARTLLDDLADGATPLLQAASLLIGDLFQHYGLAEAPQLTRDGTLNAMAWAEPERTLITAWAKQAGIATA from the coding sequence ATGGCAGCACGCTTCCACCGCATCGAGGCCATCTTCGGCGGCCGACTCGACCAGATCACCTTCGCCCAACTCGCCGCTCTGGTCGGCAACACCGACGCTTTCGAGGATGAAGACCTCGACTACAAGTCAATCCACTACGCCCAAGACAAGAAAACCGAACTGGCTAAGGACGTGGCCGCGATGGCGAACACCATCGGCGGCGTCCTGGTCCTCGGGCTCGCCGAAGACCGAAAATCCCGCTGCCCAAGCGCGGTCGTCCCGGTAGAACTCACCGACGGCCGCCTACGCCAGATCCGGGCCACTGTCGCCTCCAACCTACGGCCCGCCCCACGAATCGAACTGATCGCCAAGGAAGACACACCCGGATCCAACCAGGGCATCCTCCTGATCGCCGTCCCCCGCAGCCCCGACGCACCCCACGCCGTCATCGAACACAACCAGGACCACCGGCTCGCGTACCCCTACCGCGACGGCGACACCACCCGCTGGCTGACCGAAGCCCAGGTCGCCACCTCCTACCGACGCCGCTTCCAGGAACTCACCGAACGCGGCGACCGCCTCACCCGCGTCGAGACCGATGTCGAGGACACCACCGACGACCTCGCACACTCCTTCCACCGGACCGGCGGAAACGCACTGCTGACCGTATCCCTGGTCCCCGACGTCCCCGGCGACATGGTCATCAACAACCGCACCATCCGGGGCATCACCGAACAGGAACTACGAGCCGCTCCCCTGATCGGACGCACCAGCGCACCCTTCACCCAGACCCGAGTCGGCCACCGCCGCATCATCCTGCTGGACCACGGGCAGCCCCCGGACTTCGTCGCCGAACTCCACAGCGATGGCTCCGGCGCCTGGGCCGTATCCGTGCCCACATGGCAACTGGCGACAAGCGAGGCCAATCCCTGGGGCCACGGCGCCGACACCGACGCCATCGTCACCCTCGTGCTGTCCGCCCTGCGCCACCTCGCCCGCCACGCCGTGACCCGCACCGGAGCCGGCGGCACCACCGCCCTGCGCACCCGAATCATCAGCCGTACACCCACCGACTCGCCCGTCCTGCTCTCTGGTACGACTCCCCGCTGGCAGGCCCTCCACCTCGCCCACCAACGCCTCTCCGGACACGAAAGCGGAATACAGGTAGGAACCACAGCCAACCGCACCGCCACCGGACAAGCCCGCACCCTCCTCGACGACCTCGCCGACGGAGCCACCCCACTCCTCCAGGCCGCCTCCCTGCTCATCGGCGACCTCTTCCAGCACTACGGCCTCGCCGAAGCCCCTCAGCTCACCCGCGACGGAACCCTCAACGCCATGGCCTGGGCCGAACCCGAACGCACTCTCATCACTGCTTGGGCCAAGCAGGCAGGCATCGCCACCGCCTGA
- a CDS encoding helix-turn-helix domain-containing protein: MSQAVAGRRVGAWTDAARSATSSPPAAPGSPPEQAGLTPSPLAGARRVPGLRREEVAQLAGVSVPYYTRLERGDARGATDAVLDAIAGALQLDDAERAHLFDLVRTANATTAARTPRHPARRTLRPELWNVLEAMSGVPAYIRNGRLDLLAANALGCALFAPVFDSPARPVNSARFTFLDPAAAEFYPDWDAVADQNVATLRAEVGRNPHDKALSDLIGELSTRGDTFDRRWGRHEVRRHRAGAKRITHPLVGDMTFNYETMQLTADEGLYLIICGVAAGSRDADALNLLASWNTTTATPATRSS, translated from the coding sequence GTGTCCCAGGCGGTGGCCGGCCGTAGGGTCGGGGCATGGACCGACGCAGCGAGATCCGCGACTTCCTCACCACCCGCCGCGCCCGGATCACCCCCCGAGCAGGCCGGTCTCACCCCCTCCCCGCTCGCCGGAGCCCGCCGCGTCCCGGGCCTTCGCCGCGAGGAAGTCGCCCAGCTCGCCGGCGTCAGCGTCCCCTACTACACCCGGCTGGAGCGCGGCGACGCCCGCGGCGCCACCGACGCCGTCCTGGACGCCATCGCCGGCGCCCTGCAACTGGACGACGCCGAACGCGCCCACCTGTTCGACCTGGTCCGCACCGCCAATGCCACCACCGCTGCCCGCACCCCGCGCCACCCCGCCCGGCGCACCCTGCGCCCGGAACTGTGGAACGTGCTCGAAGCCATGAGCGGCGTCCCCGCCTACATCCGCAACGGCCGCCTGGACCTGCTGGCCGCCAACGCCCTGGGCTGCGCCCTGTTCGCCCCCGTCTTCGACAGCCCCGCCCGCCCGGTCAACTCCGCCCGTTTCACCTTCCTGGACCCCGCCGCCGCCGAGTTCTACCCCGACTGGGACGCCGTCGCGGACCAGAACGTGGCCACCCTGCGCGCCGAAGTGGGCCGCAACCCGCACGACAAGGCCCTGTCCGACCTCATCGGGGAACTGTCCACCCGCGGCGACACCTTCGACCGCCGCTGGGGCCGCCACGAAGTACGCCGCCACCGCGCCGGAGCCAAACGCATCACCCACCCCCTGGTCGGCGACATGACCTTCAACTACGAGACCATGCAGCTCACCGCCGACGAGGGCCTGTACCTCATCATCTGCGGCGTCGCCGCCGGCAGCCGCGACGCCGACGCCCTCAACCTCCTCGCCAGCTGGAACACCACCACCGCAACACCCGCGACCAGGAGCAGCTGA
- a CDS encoding AAA family ATPase — MNRLDLIRSTPLPHGIAVTGAYRPARLTTKEGWNEFAHHILAAPDLQDCAPLGTPVRDNDPRMLHHGEMLPVDTDDLWRGLVDARRILRANRSRRGRRVNIAIDGDRGTGKTTLLRLIGRAHQGQVEEAHGVDPERIPVVYIDVPLERDSNLHWSLPFADFLGLNHLVQPARTSAQGGAREDRSFDMTGPITRVMEAAQTELILIDSIHRLTEAERHIAFQYFFTLQEHVPATFVFCGVSAQETVRSAYQKYRSRMPHQRASFDSDIPVLWVGPVSLGKSEGSDWINVLQRIEGDLRLYRHKPGTLTTKEMALYLHKRTGGYMETLTFLICQAAQAAMDDPTCEAITKELLDTIRAGRNDPAG; from the coding sequence ATGAACCGCCTGGACCTGATCCGGTCCACTCCGCTCCCCCACGGCATCGCGGTCACCGGCGCCTACCGGCCCGCCCGGCTCACCACCAAGGAAGGCTGGAACGAGTTCGCCCACCACATCCTGGCCGCGCCCGACCTGCAGGACTGCGCTCCGCTCGGCACACCCGTCCGCGACAACGACCCGCGGATGCTCCACCACGGCGAGATGCTGCCCGTGGACACCGACGACCTGTGGCGGGGCCTGGTCGACGCCCGGCGGATCCTGCGGGCCAACCGCTCACGCAGAGGCCGCCGGGTGAACATCGCCATCGACGGGGACCGCGGCACCGGCAAGACCACGCTGCTGCGCCTCATCGGCCGGGCCCACCAAGGGCAAGTCGAGGAAGCCCACGGCGTCGACCCCGAGCGCATCCCGGTCGTCTACATCGACGTCCCCCTCGAACGCGACAGCAACCTGCACTGGTCACTGCCGTTCGCCGACTTCCTCGGTCTCAACCACCTGGTCCAGCCCGCCCGCACCAGTGCTCAGGGCGGTGCTCGCGAGGACCGCAGCTTCGACATGACGGGGCCGATCACCCGCGTCATGGAAGCGGCCCAGACCGAGCTGATCCTCATCGACAGCATCCACCGGCTCACCGAAGCCGAGCGCCACATCGCTTTCCAGTACTTCTTCACCCTGCAAGAACACGTTCCGGCCACCTTCGTCTTCTGCGGTGTCAGCGCCCAGGAGACCGTCCGCTCGGCCTACCAGAAGTACCGCAGCCGGATGCCGCACCAACGTGCCTCCTTCGACAGCGACATCCCCGTGCTCTGGGTGGGCCCGGTCTCCCTCGGCAAGAGCGAGGGAAGCGACTGGATCAACGTCCTGCAGCGCATCGAGGGGGACCTGCGCCTGTACCGGCACAAGCCGGGCACGCTCACCACCAAGGAGATGGCTCTCTACCTCCACAAGCGCACCGGCGGCTACATGGAAACCCTCACCTTCCTCATCTGCCAGGCAGCCCAAGCCGCCATGGACGACCCAACCTGCGAGGCCATCACCAAGGAACTCCTCGACACGATCCGCGCCGGCCGCAACGACCCGGCCGGGTAG
- a CDS encoding Mu transposase C-terminal domain-containing protein, translating into MTVTQDSTPPLAESSAAVCALEPGQRVRFDGEEYVVAGVRGPSVQLLCKQEPCRSAAVLLQVLTGAADFAVLDAVSAPRPLQQVPDVDILDVLDQGRRERIRAWEWHLVELRDGVPPDSAAGTKPRSAYETTRSQRERFAAKAAELTALGWRGVSNSTIRRKFLAYQDQGVAGLARLAIGQVRTDERVIQLLLREVKLAVGESSGWANRVYERLLTALHAEHPSEYKKLAISPATFYRLIKRLGISAAYLQAPVQNRLDQENSPASPFTPTTATMLGEQVQIDSTGLDILAVGDDGFTVSAELTCAIDVATRSIIGAMIVPKSPGRGPRGRRLGGRATRTFDATLLLAQALAPMPGRAGWSPLALAERSDLPYADLVACDPRMTGAAARPVIRPKMVVVDHGSIYRSEHFVDVCTSLQISVRPARERTPTDKAVIESTFSAIKKMFCQYVSGYTGSSLAKRGKLVAQQPLWSINELQDLLDEWIALRWQQTPHDGLRSPLLPGMKLTPNQMYSVLVACEGQVPLPLSAEQNRKLLLCERRVITEKGVTINNRTYNSDALQAYARLHTGIAGQGHRWEIRHHPYVPRYVWLYDHRDGQWAEAEFIHQKQIGDEWTQYEWEVATAHHLARGSTKEQQQAIAQAVRELRERARRGPKDQPALDRTGRRPRPAAPFTGPDLPVRVPEVDPYEGITLPTPETVAAARVLDASVKNLFPGQWSPATPPTVSTAAAPASGQTPAPAAAADTPDDETPGLGSPDKRARVSRPRLAASAADLFRNLTALPRAESRPATGNPLPDDPSKEPA; encoded by the coding sequence AGGTCGGCCGCCGTGCTCCTCCAGGTGCTGACCGGTGCTGCGGACTTCGCGGTCCTCGACGCGGTCAGCGCGCCCAGGCCGCTGCAGCAGGTCCCGGACGTGGACATCCTCGACGTGCTTGATCAGGGCAGGCGCGAGCGGATCCGCGCGTGGGAGTGGCATCTGGTCGAGCTGCGCGACGGAGTCCCGCCCGACTCAGCAGCAGGCACGAAGCCGCGCTCCGCCTACGAGACGACGAGGTCGCAGCGGGAGCGGTTCGCCGCCAAAGCGGCGGAGCTGACGGCACTGGGCTGGCGCGGCGTGTCGAACAGCACCATCCGGCGCAAGTTCCTGGCCTACCAGGACCAAGGCGTGGCCGGGCTCGCGCGGCTCGCCATCGGGCAGGTCCGCACCGACGAGCGGGTGATCCAGCTGCTGCTGCGCGAAGTCAAGCTCGCGGTCGGCGAGTCCTCGGGATGGGCGAACCGGGTCTACGAGCGGCTGCTGACCGCTCTCCACGCAGAACACCCTTCCGAGTACAAGAAGTTGGCAATCTCACCGGCGACGTTCTACCGGCTGATCAAGCGTCTGGGGATCTCCGCCGCCTATCTGCAGGCCCCGGTACAGAACCGACTCGACCAGGAGAACTCCCCCGCGTCGCCGTTCACACCGACCACGGCGACGATGCTGGGCGAGCAGGTGCAGATCGACTCCACCGGCCTGGACATCCTGGCGGTCGGCGACGACGGATTCACCGTGAGCGCGGAGCTGACCTGCGCCATCGACGTAGCCACCCGCAGCATCATCGGCGCGATGATCGTGCCCAAGAGCCCGGGCCGGGGGCCGCGCGGCCGCAGGCTCGGCGGGCGCGCCACCCGGACGTTCGACGCGACGCTCCTGCTCGCGCAGGCCCTTGCCCCGATGCCAGGCCGGGCCGGCTGGTCGCCCCTGGCCCTGGCCGAGCGGTCCGACCTGCCCTACGCGGACCTGGTGGCCTGCGATCCGCGGATGACCGGCGCGGCCGCTCGCCCGGTGATCCGCCCCAAGATGGTCGTCGTCGACCACGGGTCGATCTACCGCAGCGAGCACTTCGTGGACGTGTGCACCTCTCTGCAGATCTCGGTCAGGCCCGCGCGGGAGCGCACCCCCACCGACAAGGCGGTCATCGAGTCGACGTTCTCGGCGATCAAGAAGATGTTCTGCCAGTACGTGTCCGGCTACACCGGCTCCAGCCTGGCCAAGCGCGGCAAGCTGGTCGCGCAGCAGCCACTGTGGAGCATCAACGAGTTGCAGGACCTGCTGGACGAGTGGATCGCCCTGCGCTGGCAGCAGACCCCGCACGACGGGCTCCGCAGCCCCCTGCTGCCGGGCATGAAGCTGACCCCGAACCAGATGTATTCGGTGCTGGTGGCCTGCGAGGGACAGGTGCCGCTGCCGCTGAGCGCAGAGCAGAACCGCAAGCTGCTGCTGTGCGAGCGCCGGGTGATCACCGAGAAGGGCGTCACCATCAACAACCGCACCTACAACAGCGATGCCCTGCAGGCCTACGCACGGCTGCACACCGGCATCGCCGGGCAGGGACACCGCTGGGAGATCCGCCATCACCCCTACGTGCCGCGGTACGTGTGGCTGTACGACCACCGGGACGGGCAGTGGGCCGAGGCCGAGTTCATCCACCAGAAGCAGATCGGCGACGAGTGGACCCAGTATGAGTGGGAGGTCGCAACCGCCCACCACCTGGCCCGGGGCAGCACCAAGGAGCAGCAGCAGGCCATCGCCCAGGCGGTGCGGGAACTGCGCGAGCGCGCCCGCCGCGGCCCCAAGGACCAGCCCGCCCTGGACAGGACAGGGCGACGCCCACGGCCCGCTGCCCCGTTCACCGGTCCCGACCTGCCGGTGCGAGTGCCTGAGGTCGACCCCTACGAGGGCATCACACTCCCCACTCCGGAGACCGTGGCAGCCGCACGCGTGCTGGACGCGTCGGTGAAGAACCTGTTCCCCGGCCAGTGGTCGCCCGCGACGCCGCCGACGGTCTCCACGGCCGCCGCACCCGCCTCCGGGCAAACGCCCGCACCCGCCGCAGCCGCGGACACCCCGGACGACGAAACCCCTGGACTCGGCTCCCCCGACAAACGGGCCAGAGTTTCCCGGCCTCGACTGGCCGCCAGCGCCGCGGACCTGTTCCGAAACCTCACCGCTCTGCCCCGGGCCGAGAGCCGGCCGGCCACTGGCAATCCTCTCCCTGATGACCCGTCGAAGGAGCCCGCATGA